A region of Salinibacter sp. 10B DNA encodes the following proteins:
- a CDS encoding HD domain-containing protein, whose product MSSDQRFKIFSDPVHGFISVPKNLILDLIQTPEVQRLRRIRQLGVGHLVFPGAEHTRFNHALGAMALMQDALSSLSEKGTPISPEEQTSALAAALLHDVGHGAFSHTLEHELISEFEHEDMSRVLLLELNERLDGALDRTLAIFDDTYERPFFHQLVSSQLDMDRLDYLRRDSFYTGVAEGEVGVQRLIKTMRVHPLDGESNSEIMIEGKGIYAVENFLISRRLMYWQVYLHKTVLAGDELLRGILHRAKEHLNGGSAPDWLRRGSRSLLFFLEHDVHAEQIDQSPVRDHYLQLDDTDILFSLKQWIQGDDPLLADLCRRFINRRFFRVTFLPHEPNAPQVEDWRQQVADWLVAQNLAARDEAWDAARHYLTVDVSRHTAYDSNQEMIGILDREGNVRELSEMADTAAISELTTFVVKPYVCYPKPVAIDVDAVPTG is encoded by the coding sequence ATGTCCTCCGACCAGCGCTTCAAGATCTTCTCGGACCCAGTGCACGGGTTCATCTCTGTCCCGAAGAATCTGATTCTGGATCTCATCCAGACCCCCGAGGTGCAGCGGCTGCGCCGAATTCGGCAGCTCGGCGTGGGCCACCTGGTCTTTCCCGGGGCCGAACATACCCGCTTCAATCACGCCCTCGGGGCAATGGCGCTCATGCAGGACGCCCTGTCCAGTCTCTCGGAAAAGGGCACGCCCATCTCTCCGGAGGAGCAAACGTCGGCTCTCGCCGCTGCGCTGCTGCACGACGTGGGACACGGGGCCTTCTCGCACACGCTGGAGCACGAACTCATTTCGGAATTCGAGCACGAGGACATGAGCCGCGTGCTGCTCTTGGAACTGAACGAACGACTCGACGGAGCGCTCGACCGTACCCTCGCGATTTTCGATGACACCTACGAGCGTCCCTTTTTCCACCAGTTGGTGTCGAGCCAGCTTGACATGGACCGGCTCGACTACCTCCGCCGCGACTCCTTCTACACCGGCGTCGCGGAAGGCGAGGTCGGGGTCCAGCGCCTCATCAAAACAATGCGCGTGCATCCGCTCGACGGCGAGAGCAATTCGGAAATCATGATCGAGGGCAAGGGCATTTACGCCGTCGAGAATTTCCTCATCTCGCGTCGGCTCATGTACTGGCAGGTCTACCTGCACAAGACGGTGCTGGCAGGCGATGAGCTCCTGCGCGGCATCCTCCACCGTGCCAAAGAGCACCTGAACGGAGGCTCTGCCCCCGACTGGCTCCGGCGCGGCTCCCGGTCGCTCCTCTTTTTCTTGGAGCACGACGTGCACGCCGAACAGATCGACCAGTCGCCGGTGCGGGACCACTACCTCCAACTCGACGATACCGACATTCTCTTTAGCCTCAAGCAATGGATCCAGGGCGACGATCCGCTGCTCGCCGACCTCTGTCGCCGCTTCATCAACCGCCGGTTCTTTCGCGTCACATTTCTCCCCCACGAGCCGAATGCCCCGCAGGTGGAAGACTGGCGGCAACAGGTGGCCGACTGGCTAGTCGCGCAGAATCTGGCGGCGCGGGATGAAGCCTGGGACGCAGCTCGCCACTACCTCACGGTGGACGTGTCCCGCCACACCGCCTATGACAGCAATCAGGAGATGATTGGGATTCTGGACCGGGAGGGGAACGTGCGGGAGCTCTCCGAAATGGCCGACACCGCCGCCATCTCCGAGCTCACGACCTTCGTCGTCAAGCCCTATGTTTGCTACCCCAAGCCCGTGGCCATCGACGTGGACGCCGTGCCCACCGGATAA
- a CDS encoding MBL fold metallo-hydrolase translates to MKFLALGDTADIAASCHFLDINGTGLVLDAGTDPRRDGPDSLPKFDWVRDRADSYVDHAIITHAHHDHMGSLPVLVEEFPHVMAHMTDATRQLLDFLLPASARLQKKRYEKNETPHEPLFTEEDLDFLSHVYLTHELEDEFDLTGMQGETPVTGRFYSAGHILGSVGTELCFEEQGEERRLFYTSDTNMEPQSIIPGGEYPSTTDILVLETTLGADEETEKTSRPEEVERFRETLERVIDRGGTALIPVFVMGRAQEMLAMLQRLKDEGSIPSDVPIYTAGSLRAIAGIYDDTRKTTPRLDEDFQVFGVEQERVPYSSEAKTDVLDGPGIMVVSSGMMFEPTLSNILARRIVENERDAVLIVGHAVEGTPARRLQDAAANGPGSPVMLADGHGPQPVYCTVERFRFSGHSHRRELLKIVDHLSPETVLLVHGEPAAQEWMQGAIEEQHPEMNVLRPEWGEMIDV, encoded by the coding sequence ATGAAATTTCTCGCTCTCGGGGACACTGCGGACATTGCCGCGAGTTGCCATTTTCTCGACATCAACGGGACCGGCCTCGTCTTGGATGCCGGGACCGATCCCCGTCGCGACGGGCCCGACTCGCTTCCAAAATTCGACTGGGTGCGGGATCGGGCCGACAGTTATGTTGATCACGCCATTATCACGCACGCTCACCACGACCATATGGGAAGTCTTCCGGTGCTCGTGGAAGAATTCCCGCACGTGATGGCGCACATGACCGACGCGACGCGCCAGTTGCTCGATTTTCTGCTTCCTGCCTCCGCCCGCCTCCAGAAGAAGCGATACGAGAAGAACGAGACGCCCCACGAACCGCTCTTTACGGAGGAGGATCTTGACTTTCTTAGTCACGTCTACCTCACCCATGAGTTGGAGGACGAGTTTGATCTGACCGGGATGCAGGGCGAGACGCCCGTGACGGGTCGGTTTTATTCGGCGGGGCACATCCTCGGCTCGGTGGGCACGGAGCTCTGCTTTGAGGAGCAGGGAGAGGAACGAAGGCTCTTCTACACCAGCGACACGAATATGGAGCCCCAGTCCATCATCCCTGGGGGCGAGTATCCGTCGACGACCGACATTCTCGTGCTCGAAACGACGCTGGGGGCCGACGAGGAAACCGAGAAGACCAGCCGGCCGGAAGAGGTAGAGCGGTTTCGGGAAACGTTGGAACGAGTGATCGATCGGGGCGGCACTGCGCTCATCCCCGTCTTTGTGATGGGGCGCGCTCAGGAAATGCTGGCGATGCTTCAGCGTCTGAAGGACGAGGGAAGTATCCCCTCGGACGTCCCGATTTACACGGCGGGCTCCCTCCGGGCGATTGCGGGGATTTACGATGATACCCGCAAAACGACGCCTCGGCTGGACGAGGACTTTCAGGTCTTTGGGGTAGAGCAGGAACGGGTGCCGTATAGCAGCGAGGCCAAGACCGATGTCCTTGATGGGCCGGGCATCATGGTGGTGAGCAGCGGGATGATGTTTGAGCCCACCCTCTCTAACATCCTCGCGCGGCGCATCGTGGAAAACGAGCGCGACGCGGTGCTCATTGTGGGACACGCCGTAGAAGGGACCCCGGCCCGGCGCCTGCAGGATGCTGCCGCGAATGGGCCTGGATCCCCCGTCATGCTGGCCGACGGCCATGGGCCACAGCCGGTCTACTGTACGGTGGAACGGTTTCGCTTCTCCGGGCACAGCCACCGCCGCGAGCTCCTCAAAATCGTTGATCACCTCTCTCCGGAGACCGTGTTGCTGGTTCACGGCGAGCCGGCGGCGCAGGAATGGATGCAGGGGGCGATCGAAGAGCAGCACCCGGAGATGAATGTGCTCCGGCCGGAGTGGGGGGAGATGATCGACGTATAA
- the fsa gene encoding fructose-6-phosphate aldolase, translating to MKFFVDTADLEEIQEANDMGILDGVTTNPSLVKEQGNVDFHEHVYKICEIVDGDVSAEVTATDFDGMMEEAHSLAGIHENVVVKIPLIQEGIKALRALDDEGIPTNCTLCFSPMQALLAAKAGANYISPFIGRIDDISSDGMTLVEEIVQVYDNYDYETEVLAASIRHPTHVKRASLAGADVATMPFDTLLKMLDHPLTDRGLERFLADWEEYKEARKAEAGMA from the coding sequence ATGAAGTTTTTTGTCGACACGGCCGACTTGGAGGAGATCCAGGAAGCCAACGACATGGGCATCCTCGACGGCGTCACCACGAACCCGTCGCTCGTGAAGGAGCAGGGCAACGTCGACTTTCACGAGCACGTGTACAAGATTTGTGAGATTGTGGACGGAGACGTGTCTGCAGAAGTGACGGCGACCGACTTTGACGGCATGATGGAGGAGGCCCACAGCCTCGCCGGCATCCATGAGAATGTCGTCGTCAAGATTCCCTTGATCCAAGAGGGCATTAAGGCACTGAGGGCGCTCGACGACGAAGGAATTCCGACCAACTGTACGCTCTGCTTTTCCCCGATGCAGGCCCTGCTGGCCGCGAAGGCGGGTGCCAACTACATCAGTCCCTTCATCGGGCGCATCGATGACATTTCGTCTGACGGCATGACGCTGGTTGAGGAGATTGTGCAGGTGTACGACAATTACGACTACGAGACGGAGGTGCTAGCGGCCTCGATTCGGCACCCGACCCACGTGAAGCGTGCCTCGTTGGCGGGGGCCGATGTAGCAACCATGCCGTTCGATACGCTCTTGAAGATGCTGGACCACCCGCTCACGGATCGGGGATTGGAGCGCTTTCTGGCCGACTGGGAGGAGTATAAGGAGGCGCGGAAGGCGGAGGCCGGAATGGCATAG
- a CDS encoding putative sugar nucleotidyl transferase, whose translation MHLCLFEDARVQHLRPLTETRPVYDLRLGLRTLLDTTVDAFPAQNLLLHSRPLVAPITAQTYDDEAIHVNALSHETDVLFVNGRFVATNGPAVEQIRAHAQANAKARTFTHDGTLVAAWVPRASARLPDNVLSTSPFSPAPFADLPTTSLDEATLIRQPWDLLTLLRPALRRDAAARSAPSTAPLSARPQASVHESVIGVHPDRISLGRGVTVCPGAILNAEAGPIVIDDEATIFEQAVIKGPCYVGPKTQIKVGANIEGAAFGYYCKVGGEVHDTIIHSLSNKAHPGFLGHSYLGRWCNLGADTNISNLKNNYGEISAYAPAEDAFVPTGRRFAGLLMGDHSKCAINTMFNTGTVVGTYCNLYGGDFPPQYLPPFSWGGPRAGFSTYRLSKALEVAEHVMNRRDRSLTDADRTLLSTLFEETAAEREAHH comes from the coding sequence ATGCACCTCTGTCTCTTTGAAGATGCGCGGGTTCAACACCTCCGTCCCCTCACCGAAACACGACCGGTCTACGACCTGCGTCTTGGCCTCCGGACGCTTCTGGACACAACCGTCGACGCGTTTCCCGCCCAGAACCTCCTACTCCACAGTCGTCCGCTCGTCGCACCGATCACCGCCCAGACGTACGACGATGAGGCCATCCACGTCAATGCGCTTTCCCACGAAACCGACGTCCTTTTCGTGAATGGCCGGTTCGTCGCGACGAACGGCCCGGCTGTTGAACAGATTCGCGCGCACGCCCAGGCCAATGCGAAGGCTCGAACCTTTACTCACGACGGAACCCTCGTCGCCGCCTGGGTCCCCCGTGCCTCCGCCCGTCTGCCCGACAATGTTCTTTCAACCTCGCCCTTCTCCCCTGCCCCCTTTGCCGACCTGCCAACGACCTCCCTCGACGAGGCCACACTCATAAGGCAGCCCTGGGACCTGTTGACCCTTCTGCGTCCGGCCCTTCGTCGTGACGCAGCCGCCCGCTCCGCGCCGTCCACTGCCCCGCTGTCGGCGCGGCCGCAGGCCTCCGTACACGAAAGTGTTATTGGCGTGCACCCCGATCGTATTTCTCTCGGGCGTGGGGTTACGGTGTGCCCCGGCGCCATTCTAAACGCCGAGGCGGGACCAATCGTGATCGACGACGAGGCCACCATCTTTGAACAGGCCGTCATTAAAGGACCGTGCTACGTTGGACCAAAAACTCAGATCAAGGTCGGGGCCAATATCGAAGGGGCCGCGTTCGGCTATTACTGCAAGGTGGGGGGCGAAGTGCACGATACGATCATCCACTCGCTCTCCAATAAGGCTCATCCCGGGTTTCTTGGGCATTCCTACCTCGGGCGCTGGTGCAATCTGGGCGCCGACACGAATATCTCCAACCTCAAGAATAACTATGGGGAAATCTCTGCCTACGCGCCCGCCGAGGACGCTTTTGTACCAACCGGTCGCCGGTTTGCTGGTCTGTTGATGGGCGACCATTCGAAGTGTGCCATCAATACGATGTTCAACACGGGCACGGTTGTGGGAACCTATTGCAACCTCTATGGCGGCGACTTTCCCCCTCAATACCTTCCGCCCTTTTCGTGGGGCGGCCCCCGCGCGGGCTTCTCAACCTACCGCCTCTCGAAAGCACTGGAGGTCGCCGAGCACGTCATGAACCGTCGGGACCGGTCCTTAACCGATGCAGACCGCACCCTGCTCTCCACGCTGTTTGAAGAAACCGCCGCCGAGCGCGAGGCCCATCACTGA
- a CDS encoding pirin family protein, translating into MPPDSTAAQSPTIRLRRSDERGYEDVGWTDHWMTFSFADYYDPDWVHFGPLRVMVENHIQPHEGFAAHPHRDAEILTYVSSGILTHGDDQGHEAHIGAGEMQLISAGSEGMVHSEENVHDEVEHNYQMWFIPDRAGTDFAYHERRFSPEEREGEFRCYVAPYSDEVAGENGPAPINTDAYVYAGLFSAGDRIQHALGDGRGAWVQVVEGRVDVDGVTLQSGDGAGLTDTDALDFQFEAQSEVLLFDVHMDVPLLWT; encoded by the coding sequence ATGCCTCCAGACTCGACGGCCGCCCAATCTCCTACCATTCGTCTTCGCCGAAGCGACGAGCGGGGCTACGAGGATGTTGGGTGGACGGACCACTGGATGACCTTTTCGTTTGCGGACTACTACGATCCGGACTGGGTCCACTTTGGCCCGCTCCGCGTGATGGTTGAAAACCACATTCAGCCCCACGAAGGCTTTGCGGCCCATCCGCACAGGGATGCAGAAATCCTGACGTATGTGTCGTCCGGCATTCTGACCCACGGGGACGATCAGGGCCACGAGGCGCACATCGGCGCGGGGGAGATGCAACTCATCAGTGCTGGAAGTGAGGGCATGGTCCACTCAGAGGAAAATGTTCACGACGAGGTAGAGCACAACTACCAGATGTGGTTCATTCCCGATCGGGCTGGAACCGATTTTGCCTACCACGAGCGCCGCTTTTCTCCGGAGGAGCGAGAGGGGGAGTTTCGGTGCTACGTGGCGCCCTACAGCGACGAGGTGGCCGGCGAGAATGGCCCAGCCCCGATTAACACCGATGCCTACGTCTACGCCGGGCTCTTTTCGGCGGGGGATCGGATACAACACGCGCTGGGGGATGGGCGCGGGGCGTGGGTTCAGGTCGTGGAGGGCCGGGTGGACGTGGACGGAGTGACGCTGCAGAGCGGGGACGGGGCCGGTCTCACGGATACCGACGCGCTCGACTTTCAGTTTGAGGCACAGAGCGAGGTGCTTCTCTTCGATGTGCACATGGATGTACCGCTCCTTTGGACCTGA
- a CDS encoding alkene reductase: MASPLFSKIDVGALSLPHRVAMAPLTRNRAGEGNVPVALNATYYRQRASAALIVSEATQVAPKGQGYPRTPGIHSEAQVEGWKKVTEAVHEAGGRIFLQLWHVGRISHSAYHDGERPVAPSAVEPEGQVLTPDLEMVPFETPRPLDTKEVPQVVEQYRRGAENARRAGFDGVEIHGANGYLIDQFLRSGTNRRTDRYGGGLENRLRFLREVTEAVTGEWAADRVGLRLSPLSRAYGIADETPEATFSGAAAAANDFDLAYLHLVEPSAPKPPVVGEGETATVFAAVREAFDGALVANGNYDRETATDAIERGYADLVAFGRAFLANPDLPRRLRDELPINVPDEETFYNGDEHGYTDYPTWDELQNGATTETLDSLQHLAPRG; this comes from the coding sequence ATGGCTTCTCCGCTCTTTTCCAAGATCGATGTCGGCGCGTTGTCTCTTCCGCACCGCGTGGCGATGGCCCCCCTCACCCGCAATCGCGCCGGGGAGGGCAACGTGCCCGTCGCCCTGAACGCGACGTACTATCGCCAGCGGGCCTCCGCCGCGCTGATTGTGAGCGAGGCCACCCAGGTGGCGCCGAAGGGGCAGGGGTATCCGCGGACACCGGGCATCCATTCTGAGGCACAGGTAGAGGGATGGAAGAAGGTGACGGAGGCAGTTCACGAAGCTGGAGGGCGTATATTTCTACAGCTCTGGCACGTGGGCCGAATATCACACTCCGCGTATCACGACGGCGAGCGTCCCGTAGCCCCATCGGCCGTAGAGCCGGAGGGCCAGGTGCTTACACCCGACCTGGAGATGGTCCCGTTCGAGACCCCTCGCCCGCTGGATACAAAAGAAGTCCCACAGGTGGTGGAGCAGTACCGCCGTGGGGCGGAAAATGCCCGCCGGGCCGGGTTCGATGGAGTCGAGATTCACGGGGCCAACGGATATCTCATCGATCAATTCCTACGCTCCGGTACCAACCGCCGCACCGACCGCTACGGGGGAGGGCTAGAGAATCGGTTGCGCTTTTTGCGAGAGGTGACGGAGGCGGTTACGGGAGAATGGGCGGCGGATCGGGTGGGGCTTCGGCTCTCGCCCTTAAGTCGTGCGTACGGCATTGCCGACGAGACGCCCGAAGCGACCTTTTCGGGCGCGGCGGCCGCGGCCAACGATTTCGACCTCGCATATCTGCACCTCGTGGAACCGTCCGCCCCAAAGCCCCCCGTTGTAGGGGAGGGAGAGACGGCGACGGTCTTTGCTGCCGTGCGAGAGGCCTTTGACGGTGCCCTCGTCGCCAATGGCAATTACGATCGGGAAACGGCGACGGACGCCATTGAGCGCGGATATGCTGATCTCGTCGCCTTCGGCCGGGCCTTCCTCGCCAATCCCGACCTGCCGCGTCGCCTCCGTGACGAGCTGCCGATCAACGTGCCCGACGAAGAGACCTTTTACAACGGCGACGAGCACGGATATACGGACTACCCGACCTGGGACGAATTGCAGAATGGCGCGACCACTGAGACCCTCGACTCATTGCAGCACCTCGCCCCTCGCGGGTAG
- a CDS encoding iron-sulfur cluster assembly accessory protein yields MTITMTDRAAAQIRAVAAEENVDLEDTMLRVAVVPGGCSGLTYDLGWDTTVREEDSVEQHEGIRVLLDKKSRLYLDGSELDFTDGLDGDGFHFANPQATRECACGESFAL; encoded by the coding sequence ATGACGATTACGATGACCGACCGAGCGGCCGCCCAGATTCGGGCGGTGGCCGCCGAGGAGAACGTTGACTTGGAGGATACGATGCTTCGCGTGGCGGTGGTGCCGGGGGGCTGTTCGGGGTTGACCTACGACCTGGGCTGGGACACGACGGTCCGGGAGGAGGACAGCGTGGAGCAGCATGAAGGGATCAGAGTGCTGCTCGATAAGAAGAGCCGGTTGTACTTGGACGGGTCGGAGCTGGACTTTACCGACGGGCTGGACGGGGACGGATTTCACTTTGCGAATCCGCAGGCCACCCGCGAGTGTGCTTGCGGCGAGTCGTTTGCGCTTTAG
- a CDS encoding D-alanine--D-alanine ligase, translated as MRIGLIYDTFDAYPWADDDPPDADAEYEPEETVDALAETVRYMGHTPVRVGTAFDLRETLHDGLSLDAAINISEGAHSRNREAYAPILLEMAGIPCLGSDALTLSVTLDKAWTKDLVSAADVPTPPHRVFSDKTEVDADNLPPFPLFVKPRYEGTSKGITPQSRVETVEALRTEVERVTATYEQDAVVETFVEGGGEFTVAVVGHDPPEALPVLQRAVEPSTGIGLHALEHRGAPSADADWDYDLGGTLAPALEDRLQTLALRVFETLDCRDFARADFRVDADGQPWFLEVNPLPTFAPDDTFAIIAELMGREYVDYLAEVFEQGLRRLDLTDPSS; from the coding sequence ATGCGCATTGGCCTCATCTACGACACTTTCGACGCGTACCCGTGGGCCGACGACGATCCCCCCGATGCTGATGCCGAGTATGAGCCGGAAGAAACGGTGGATGCGCTCGCAGAGACCGTTCGGTATATGGGACACACTCCGGTGCGGGTGGGGACGGCATTCGATCTCCGCGAAACGCTTCACGATGGGCTCTCCCTCGACGCGGCAATCAACATTTCGGAAGGGGCGCACAGTCGAAATCGAGAGGCCTATGCCCCAATCCTGCTCGAGATGGCTGGAATTCCCTGCCTTGGGTCGGATGCTCTCACGCTCTCCGTGACGCTCGACAAGGCGTGGACGAAGGACCTCGTCTCGGCTGCCGACGTGCCCACGCCGCCCCATCGTGTGTTTAGCGATAAGACGGAGGTCGACGCGGACAATCTTCCCCCGTTTCCTCTCTTCGTCAAGCCCCGGTACGAGGGCACTTCGAAGGGCATTACGCCCCAGAGCCGGGTGGAAACGGTCGAGGCGCTTCGGACAGAGGTGGAGCGCGTCACCGCAACCTACGAGCAGGATGCTGTGGTCGAGACTTTTGTGGAAGGCGGCGGCGAGTTTACAGTGGCCGTCGTGGGACACGATCCTCCGGAGGCGCTTCCCGTGCTGCAGCGGGCGGTCGAGCCGTCCACCGGAATCGGTCTGCACGCCTTGGAGCATCGCGGCGCTCCGTCCGCCGACGCCGACTGGGACTACGACCTCGGCGGTACACTGGCCCCGGCGCTTGAAGACCGGCTCCAGACGCTCGCGCTCCGCGTCTTCGAGACGCTCGACTGTCGGGATTTTGCACGTGCCGACTTCCGCGTGGACGCCGACGGGCAGCCCTGGTTTTTGGAGGTGAATCCGCTGCCCACCTTTGCGCCAGACGACACCTTTGCTATCATCGCTGAATTGATGGGACGCGAGTATGTGGACTATCTGGCCGAAGTGTTCGAACAGGGACTCCGACGGCTGGATCTGACGGACCCCTCGTCGTGA